A stretch of Desulfovibrio sp. TomC DNA encodes these proteins:
- the rplI gene encoding 50S ribosomal protein L9, with protein MELILRADVENLGRLGDKVSVKPGYGRNYLIPQGLAMLACESNLRRFENERKKLQAKRDAQVADAQSLADKLAAATVLIEVRVGEGDKLYGSVTSAIIADKLAEQGFDIDRKKIVLADPIRSLGHYDVEVKLMPELRGTVRVSVVRQGGAEDEDVVVTPAGAQVEANGQPEEETA; from the coding sequence ATGGAACTTATTTTGCGCGCGGACGTGGAAAACCTCGGCCGCCTCGGCGACAAGGTCTCCGTCAAACCCGGGTACGGCCGCAATTATCTGATTCCCCAGGGGCTCGCCATGCTGGCCTGCGAGTCCAACCTGCGCCGTTTTGAAAACGAACGCAAGAAACTGCAAGCCAAGCGTGACGCCCAGGTGGCCGATGCCCAGTCGTTGGCCGACAAGCTGGCCGCTGCCACCGTCCTGATCGAAGTCCGCGTTGGTGAAGGCGACAAGCTGTACGGCTCCGTCACCTCCGCCATCATCGCCGACAAGCTGGCCGAGCAGGGATTTGACATCGACCGCAAGAAAATCGTCCTGGCCGACCCCATCCGGTCGCTTGGCCACTACGATGTCGAAGTCAAGCTCATGCCGGAACTGCGCGGCACGGTTCGCGTCTCCGTTGTCCGTCAGGGCGGCGCTGAAGATGAAGATGTCGTCGTCACCCCTGCCGGGGCACAGGTCGAAGCCAATGGACAGCCCGAGGAAGAAACCGCGTAA
- a CDS encoding response regulator yields the protein MRVLVVDDDPASRQVLSAHLGSLAECVLCGSGPEAVEAVARGIVEGEPFDVVFLDIIMPHMDGHETLAQIRETEETACLPPECRAKAVMVTSMDDEANTLNALFDGQVAAYLIKPASRSELLNKLSVLGLI from the coding sequence ATGCGGGTTTTGGTTGTGGATGACGATCCGGCCAGCCGTCAGGTGCTGTCGGCCCACCTCGGCAGTCTGGCCGAATGCGTCCTGTGCGGCTCAGGCCCCGAAGCCGTGGAGGCTGTGGCCCGGGGCATTGTCGAAGGCGAACCGTTTGACGTGGTGTTTTTAGACATCATCATGCCCCACATGGACGGCCATGAAACCCTGGCCCAAATTCGGGAGACCGAGGAAACCGCCTGCCTGCCCCCTGAATGCCGGGCCAAGGCGGTCATGGTCACGTCCATGGACGACGAAGCCAACACCCTAAACGCCCTCTTCGACGGCCAGGTGGCCGCCTATCTCATCAAACCGGCCAGCCGGTCGGAACTGCTCAACAAGCTCTCCGTACTCGGCCTCATCTGA
- the rpsR gene encoding 30S ribosomal protein S18: MAFKKKFTPKKKFCRFCANKNLPVDYKRPDILKDFITDRGKIIARRITGTCAKCQRRLTLEIKRARQMAMLYYTATHSAEHLKKM; the protein is encoded by the coding sequence ATGGCATTTAAGAAAAAGTTCACCCCGAAAAAGAAGTTTTGCCGCTTCTGCGCCAACAAGAACCTTCCCGTTGATTACAAGCGTCCGGATATCCTTAAGGATTTCATTACGGATCGCGGCAAGATCATTGCCCGGCGCATCACCGGCACCTGTGCCAAGTGCCAGCGCCGCCTGACGCTTGAGATCAAGCGCGCCCGCCAGATGGCGATGTTGTACTATACGGCCACGCACAGCGCCGAGCATCTGAAGAAAATGTAA
- a CDS encoding dynamin family protein, producing the protein MTTTLLETRYLALQAELSGHLGRLCELLAGCGRPEAVVAAKELLAHVAEPFLFVVVGEVKAGKSSLINALLGTTVTDVAPDPCTDRIRIIGRSGTPGETAAGDLVVRATVDSWLLDGLSIVDTPGVDSIIDRHQEITEHFIPRADLVLFCFSALNPYSRSAWTFFDLVADTWGRNVAFALTMADLASSEQIEVNTSRLRELARDRGLAEPKIFLVSSARSATDPEAGGIEALRRHIRELTAGGGHFAGKLDATRRSALHLLAELGRMMEGRMQELAADETEAGRIRHRLDAARQAAGREAEVLRTRVEAAYARLAGEFEAAFAAELTLSGMLGRSIAGLWRRGKGNGGPSARLKELGEAFARDLEREVESIANQGAAHIFESVSGYARMLLDELRQRRLALATPDGDPLSGERDRVLAEVAGRVESLLAEGGPMAGIDPKTVTAMDPRAAMGGALVVLGTIFAVSVKSAVIDVTGGVVAALGALLAGSALYWQRPRVLREMRRRLAVGGETLRQELNERLSARLDRIFRELASRFEPFFADIATRSQTLAACRTRQTDLETTLRDFTPR; encoded by the coding sequence GTGACTACGACTCTGCTGGAAACGCGCTATCTGGCCTTGCAGGCCGAGTTGTCGGGACATCTTGGCCGGTTGTGCGAGTTGCTGGCCGGCTGCGGCCGGCCGGAAGCCGTCGTTGCGGCCAAGGAATTGTTGGCCCATGTGGCCGAACCGTTTCTCTTCGTGGTGGTGGGCGAGGTCAAGGCCGGCAAAAGCAGCCTCATTAACGCCCTGCTCGGGACAACGGTCACGGACGTGGCCCCGGACCCCTGCACCGACCGTATCCGCATCATCGGCCGAAGCGGGACCCCTGGCGAAACTGCGGCCGGTGACCTGGTGGTGCGGGCGACCGTGGACAGTTGGCTGCTTGACGGCCTGTCCATCGTGGACACCCCGGGCGTGGACAGCATCATCGACCGCCACCAGGAAATCACCGAGCATTTCATCCCCCGCGCCGATCTGGTGCTGTTTTGCTTTTCCGCGCTCAATCCCTATTCCCGCTCGGCCTGGACATTTTTTGATCTGGTGGCCGACACCTGGGGCCGAAACGTGGCCTTTGCCCTGACCATGGCCGATCTGGCCAGTTCGGAACAGATAGAGGTCAACACCAGCCGGCTGCGGGAACTGGCCCGCGACCGGGGGCTGGCCGAGCCGAAGATATTTCTGGTGTCCTCGGCCAGGAGCGCCACAGACCCTGAGGCCGGGGGCATCGAGGCCCTTCGCCGCCACATCCGGGAACTGACGGCCGGCGGCGGCCATTTTGCCGGCAAGCTTGATGCCACCCGGCGTTCCGCCCTCCATCTGCTGGCCGAGCTTGGCCGGATGATGGAGGGGCGGATGCAGGAACTGGCTGCGGATGAGACCGAGGCCGGGCGCATTCGCCATCGTCTGGACGCAGCCCGGCAGGCCGCCGGGCGCGAGGCCGAAGTGCTGCGCACCCGGGTCGAGGCCGCCTATGCCCGGCTGGCCGGGGAGTTTGAGGCAGCCTTTGCCGCCGAACTGACCCTGTCCGGGATGCTTGGCCGCTCCATCGCCGGCCTGTGGCGGCGCGGCAAGGGCAACGGGGGACCGTCGGCGCGTCTCAAGGAACTGGGCGAAGCCTTTGCCCGGGACCTGGAGCGCGAGGTGGAATCCATTGCCAACCAGGGCGCGGCCCATATTTTTGAGAGCGTGTCCGGCTATGCCCGGATGCTTTTGGACGAGCTGCGCCAGCGGCGGCTGGCCCTCGCAACGCCTGACGGCGATCCTTTGTCCGGGGAACGGGACCGGGTGTTGGCCGAGGTGGCCGGCCGGGTGGAGTCGCTTCTGGCCGAGGGCGGCCCCATGGCCGGCATCGATCCCAAAACCGTCACGGCCATGGACCCGCGCGCGGCCATGGGCGGGGCGCTGGTGGTCTTGGGGACCATTTTTGCCGTGTCGGTCAAAAGCGCGGTCATCGATGTCACCGGCGGCGTGGTGGCGGCCCTTGGGGCCTTGCTGGCCGGCAGCGCCCTGTACTGGCAACGACCGAGGGTTCTGCGGGAGATGCGCCGGCGGTTGGCCGTTGGCGGTGAAACCCTGCGCCAGGAATTAAACGAACGCCTGTCCGCCCGCCTGGACCGGATATTTCGGGAACTGGCCAGCCGGTTCGAGCCGTTTTTTGCCGACATCGCCACCCGCAGCCAGACCCTGGCCGCTTGCCGGACCCGCCAGACCGACCTGGAAACGACGCTACGCGATTTTACGCCGCGCTAG
- a CDS encoding phenylacetate--CoA ligase family protein has protein sequence MYYDAAETLSRLEIERLQLTRLRWSLTQATKSPFYSRRFAEVGFDPASVASLADVPRIPFTTKQDLRDSYPDAMLAMPVSEMVRMHASSGTTGTPTVIYHTQNDLDWWASLMARCMHMAGLRRTDVFQNMSGYGLFTGGLGIHYGAERLGCLTIPAGAGNSHRQIKLLTDFKVTGIHIIPSYALYLSAIFAELGLDPKSLSLRIALVGAEPYTEEARQRLQELYGLKAYNSYGLSEMNGPGVAFECQEQHGMHVWEDAYLAEIVDPVTGEPVPDGELGELVMTTLGREGMPVIRYRTRDMTRFLTGPCPCGRVHRRIDRLHGRCDDMIIIKGVNIFPMQIERVLLAMPEVGQDYQIVLERDGYIDNIRVKVEIRDEFFVEDMRQLGALQKRIASRLRDELLVTPKVELVERNSLPKTEGKATRVLDKRGVGA, from the coding sequence GTGTACTACGATGCTGCGGAAACGCTTTCCAGACTTGAGATAGAGCGCCTGCAACTCACGCGGTTGCGCTGGTCGCTGACCCAGGCGACCAAATCGCCGTTTTACAGCCGGCGGTTTGCCGAGGTCGGTTTTGATCCTGCCTCGGTCGCCAGTCTGGCCGATGTGCCCCGCATTCCGTTTACCACCAAGCAGGATCTGCGCGACAGCTACCCCGACGCCATGCTGGCCATGCCCGTGTCCGAGATGGTGCGCATGCACGCCTCCTCCGGCACCACCGGCACCCCCACGGTCATATATCATACCCAAAACGACCTGGACTGGTGGGCCTCGCTGATGGCCCGGTGCATGCACATGGCTGGCCTGAGGCGCACCGACGTGTTTCAGAACATGTCCGGCTACGGCCTTTTCACCGGGGGCCTTGGTATCCACTACGGCGCAGAACGCCTTGGCTGCCTGACCATCCCGGCCGGGGCCGGCAACAGCCACCGCCAGATCAAGCTTTTGACCGACTTCAAGGTCACGGGCATCCATATCATCCCGTCCTATGCCCTGTACCTCTCCGCCATTTTTGCCGAGCTTGGCCTCGATCCCAAGTCCCTTTCCCTGCGCATCGCTCTGGTCGGAGCCGAACCCTACACCGAGGAAGCCCGCCAGCGGCTGCAGGAACTCTACGGCCTCAAGGCCTACAACTCCTATGGTCTTTCCGAGATGAACGGTCCGGGCGTGGCCTTCGAATGCCAGGAGCAGCACGGGATGCATGTCTGGGAGGACGCCTATCTGGCCGAGATCGTCGATCCGGTCACGGGCGAGCCTGTGCCTGACGGCGAACTGGGCGAGCTGGTTATGACCACCCTTGGCCGCGAGGGGATGCCGGTCATCCGCTACCGCACCCGGGACATGACCCGTTTCCTGACCGGTCCCTGTCCCTGCGGCCGGGTCCATCGCCGCATCGACCGGCTGCACGGGCGCTGCGACGACATGATCATAATAAAAGGCGTCAATATTTTCCCCATGCAGATCGAACGGGTGCTGCTGGCCATGCCGGAAGTAGGGCAGGATTACCAGATCGTCCTTGAGCGCGACGGCTATATCGACAACATCCGGGTCAAGGTGGAGATCCGCGACGAGTTTTTCGTTGAGGACATGCGCCAGCTCGGGGCCTTGCAAAAGCGCATCGCCTCACGGCTTCGCGACGAGTTGCTGGTCACGCCCAAGGTGGAGCTGGTCGAACGCAACAGCCTGCCCAAGACCGAGGGCAAGGCAACCCGCGTCCTCGATAAACGTGGAGTCGGCGCGTGA
- the rpsF gene encoding 30S ribosomal protein S6, whose product MRKYEALLLLSPELATDNRQEILENLKGVLERQDATMLAVDEWGMKELAYPVQKKTRGHYTRFEFAAPATAIAEFERIVRITDGIMKFITVKLADKYVPVVEGA is encoded by the coding sequence ATGCGGAAGTACGAAGCCTTGCTGTTGCTCTCTCCGGAGCTGGCAACCGACAATCGGCAGGAGATTCTCGAGAACCTCAAAGGGGTGCTCGAGCGTCAGGACGCCACGATGCTGGCTGTTGACGAATGGGGCATGAAGGAACTGGCGTATCCGGTGCAGAAGAAGACCCGGGGCCATTACACCCGTTTCGAGTTCGCGGCTCCGGCCACGGCCATCGCTGAATTCGAACGTATCGTGCGCATCACCGACGGCATCATGAAGTTCATCACCGTCAAGCTTGCCGACAAATACGTGCCTGTTGTTGAGGGGGCCTAA
- a CDS encoding STAS domain-containing protein: MQLVEKESGEVTVLELGGRLDSNTSKVLEDKVMEILGQGKKKVLMDFKDVDYINSTGLRVLLLALQQLKKIQGRLVLSSIKDYMKEVFEISGYTEIFPIFTTQEEALANFS, translated from the coding sequence ATGCAACTGGTGGAGAAGGAGAGCGGCGAAGTGACGGTGCTGGAGCTTGGCGGCAGGCTCGACAGCAATACGTCCAAGGTGCTGGAAGACAAGGTGATGGAGATTCTTGGCCAGGGCAAGAAGAAGGTGCTCATGGATTTCAAGGACGTGGATTATATCAATTCCACAGGTTTGCGGGTGCTGCTTCTGGCCTTGCAGCAGCTCAAAAAGATTCAGGGACGCCTCGTGTTGTCATCAATCAAGGATTACATGAAGGAAGTTTTTGAAATATCCGGATATACTGAGATTTTTCCGATTTTTACGACTCAGGAAGAGGCTCTGGCCAATTTTTCCTGA
- a CDS encoding thermonuclease family protein, with protein MRFPSVACLLLLLLWSCFGPALAGGPDFGQARGVVVRVCDGDTVVVDIPEYPDIIGKSIRVRLAGVDAPELRHRDPAVRQSAQAARQALAALLPAGTTVTLTQLKRDKYFRLDAVVLVDGRDAAAVLGLPPSR; from the coding sequence ATGCGATTTCCCTCTGTCGCCTGTCTGCTCCTGCTGCTGCTCTGGTCGTGCTTCGGCCCGGCCTTGGCCGGCGGCCCGGATTTCGGCCAAGCCAGGGGCGTGGTGGTGCGGGTTTGCGACGGAGACACGGTGGTGGTGGATATTCCGGAGTATCCGGACATTATCGGCAAATCGATCCGGGTGCGGCTGGCCGGGGTGGACGCGCCGGAGTTGCGCCATCGCGATCCGGCCGTGCGGCAGTCGGCCCAGGCGGCGCGCCAAGCCCTGGCCGCCCTGCTCCCGGCGGGCACGACCGTGACCCTGACGCAGCTCAAACGTGACAAGTATTTTCGCCTGGATGCCGTGGTGCTGGTGGACGGCCGCGACGCTGCCGCCGTGCTTGGCCTGCCGCCCTCGCGGTGA
- the dnaB gene encoding replicative DNA helicase — protein MDSPRKKPRNSKSSGLSGSGEPLTGQALERVSSDVLRKVPPQNLEAEQSVLGGILLKNSILFNLVDLVDEDDFYSPAHRYIFQAILDLSRKNAPIDLVSLAEALRVSGRLDEVGGPAYLGDLASSTVSSANALHHAEIVREKSVQRKLISTAVDIITRCYDGGQETEQLLDESEQAIFAIADSRSTKGFRSSKDLITRVFEQIEQRMENQELVTGVPSGYYQFDEYTAGLQPSDLIIVAGRPSMGKTAFAMNVAMRAAAMSAIPTAIFSLEMSMEQIMQRMLCCWGKVDLAKLRRARLDDEDWSRLYDAANHLSASPIFIDDTPAITTMDLRARCRRLKAEHGLGLIMVDYLQLMRASRRIDSREQEISEISRSLKSLAKELHVPVVALSQLNRKVEERADKRPMMSDLRESGAIEQDADVIIFLYRGAAYKKKEELTPEDNVAEIIIGKQRNGPTGMVKLLFLKESTAFENLSDIPPPSEFGMG, from the coding sequence ATGGACAGCCCGAGGAAGAAACCGCGTAACTCCAAGTCTTCCGGCCTTTCCGGGAGCGGCGAACCGCTGACCGGGCAGGCCCTGGAGCGGGTCTCCTCAGACGTCCTGCGAAAAGTCCCCCCCCAGAATCTCGAAGCCGAGCAGTCGGTTCTGGGGGGGATATTACTCAAGAATTCCATTCTGTTTAATCTCGTCGACCTGGTCGATGAGGATGATTTCTACTCCCCGGCCCACCGCTATATTTTTCAGGCCATTCTCGACCTGTCGCGCAAAAACGCTCCCATTGATCTCGTATCCCTGGCCGAAGCGTTGCGGGTTTCCGGGCGTCTCGACGAAGTGGGCGGTCCGGCCTATCTGGGCGATCTGGCCTCGTCCACGGTGTCCTCGGCCAATGCCCTGCACCATGCCGAGATCGTTCGTGAAAAATCCGTTCAGCGCAAGCTCATCAGCACGGCCGTCGATATCATCACCCGTTGCTACGACGGCGGCCAGGAAACCGAGCAATTGCTCGATGAGTCCGAACAGGCCATTTTCGCCATTGCCGACTCCCGCTCGACCAAGGGCTTCCGCTCTTCCAAAGACCTGATCACCCGGGTTTTTGAGCAGATCGAGCAGCGCATGGAGAACCAGGAACTGGTCACCGGCGTGCCGTCTGGCTACTACCAGTTCGACGAATATACTGCCGGCCTGCAACCCTCCGACCTCATCATCGTGGCCGGTCGTCCGTCCATGGGCAAGACCGCTTTTGCCATGAACGTGGCCATGCGCGCGGCAGCCATGAGCGCCATTCCGACTGCGATCTTCTCCCTGGAAATGTCCATGGAGCAGATCATGCAACGCATGCTGTGCTGCTGGGGCAAGGTCGATCTGGCCAAGCTGCGCCGGGCGCGGCTTGATGACGAGGACTGGTCGCGGCTGTATGATGCCGCCAACCACTTGTCTGCCTCGCCGATTTTCATCGACGACACCCCGGCCATCACCACCATGGACCTGCGCGCCCGCTGCCGCCGGCTCAAGGCCGAACATGGCCTGGGGCTTATCATGGTGGACTATCTCCAGCTCATGCGGGCCTCGCGGCGCATTGATTCGCGCGAACAGGAAATCTCCGAAATCTCCCGGAGCCTCAAATCCCTGGCCAAGGAACTGCATGTGCCCGTGGTGGCCCTGTCGCAGCTTAACCGCAAGGTCGAAGAGCGCGCCGACAAACGCCCCATGATGTCTGACCTGCGGGAATCCGGCGCTATCGAGCAGGACGCCGACGTCATCATCTTTCTCTATCGCGGTGCGGCCTATAAGAAAAAAGAGGAACTCACCCCTGAGGACAACGTGGCCGAAATTATCATCGGCAAGCAGCGCAATGGTCCGACAGGCATGGTGAAGCTTCTTTTCCTCAAGGAATCAACGGCCTTCGAGAATCTTTCCGACATCCCGCCCCCGTCTGAATTCGGCATGGGCTGA
- a CDS encoding nitroreductase family protein, protein MQFIEVDAARCKHDGLCVAVCPSGCLGAGEDGGPVVADAAVCNACGHCVAVCPHDALAHSRVPAAEMRKNIRSWPAPDVVDAMLRGRRSIRAYKDTPVAREVLAELVDVARFAPTASNVQEVGWIVTGDPAKVRELAGLTAAYFAQQGTRPKYSAMWEQGLDYFLRSAPALAVSYVPADAPFGAADCGIALTFMELAAVARGLGTCWAGLLTHAAKHSAPLRQALGLPQGQIVEGGLMLGYPKVRYAGVPPRNPARLSWI, encoded by the coding sequence ATGCAATTCATTGAAGTCGATGCCGCGCGTTGCAAGCACGACGGTCTGTGTGTCGCCGTGTGCCCAAGCGGTTGTCTGGGTGCGGGCGAGGACGGCGGGCCGGTTGTGGCCGATGCCGCCGTGTGCAACGCCTGCGGGCACTGCGTGGCTGTCTGTCCCCATGACGCCCTGGCCCACAGCCGCGTCCCTGCGGCCGAGATGCGAAAGAACATCCGCTCCTGGCCGGCCCCGGACGTGGTGGACGCCATGTTGCGCGGGCGTCGCTCCATCCGGGCCTACAAGGACACGCCGGTTGCCCGCGAGGTCCTGGCCGAACTCGTGGATGTGGCCCGATTTGCCCCGACCGCGTCCAATGTCCAGGAAGTGGGTTGGATCGTCACTGGCGACCCGGCCAAGGTCCGGGAATTGGCCGGTCTGACTGCCGCCTATTTCGCGCAACAGGGCACCCGCCCCAAGTACTCGGCCATGTGGGAGCAGGGGTTGGACTATTTTCTGCGCAGCGCGCCGGCCCTGGCCGTGTCCTATGTGCCGGCCGACGCCCCGTTCGGGGCGGCGGATTGCGGCATTGCCCTGACCTTTATGGAACTGGCCGCCGTGGCCCGGGGCCTTGGGACCTGCTGGGCCGGTCTGCTCACCCATGCGGCCAAGCATTCGGCGCCGCTTCGCCAGGCCCTTGGCCTGCCCCAGGGCCAGATCGTCGAAGGCGGCCTGATGCTCGGCTATCCCAAGGTGCGCTATGCCGGCGTGCCGCCGCGCAATCCGGCCCGGCTCTCCTGGATCTGA
- a CDS encoding DUF456 domain-containing protein, whose amino-acid sequence MSLVLLTVFLLVLLACLALHVFGLPGNWAMLGLVVLWDVLHPTLHLGFGFYALLVCVALAGEAVELFAQLFGAKRYGATGKGNLGGFLGALGGALCGAPFFLGLGALFGAVAGAFFGCYMFERLHGRDDAEARRAALGAMYGKVFGLTAKVACGVVMWTASARELWPA is encoded by the coding sequence GTGAGCCTTGTCCTTTTGACGGTGTTCCTGTTGGTCTTGCTCGCCTGTCTGGCCCTGCATGTCTTCGGATTGCCGGGGAACTGGGCCATGCTTGGGCTGGTGGTCCTGTGGGACGTACTCCATCCGACGCTCCATCTGGGGTTCGGGTTTTACGCCTTGCTGGTGTGTGTGGCCCTGGCTGGAGAGGCGGTCGAGCTTTTTGCCCAGCTCTTTGGAGCCAAACGCTACGGGGCGACGGGCAAAGGCAATCTGGGCGGTTTTCTCGGGGCTCTTGGCGGCGCGCTGTGCGGCGCGCCGTTTTTCCTGGGCCTGGGGGCGCTTTTCGGGGCCGTTGCCGGGGCCTTTTTCGGCTGTTATATGTTTGAACGGCTGCACGGACGCGACGACGCCGAGGCCCGGCGCGCCGCTTTGGGAGCCATGTACGGCAAGGTGTTCGGGCTGACGGCCAAGGTGGCCTGCGGCGTCGTCATGTGGACGGCCAGCGCCCGGGAACTGTGGCCTGCTTAA
- a CDS encoding SpoIIE family protein phosphatase, producing MRIRTKLLIILLALVLPPLVAISIYALREARLLGHELAQRAAVSYKHAAESELALMVDLIGEDVADNRQMLELALAMLAGDAARILETAPDRLDGKQPADTPRPSLDGPGAMSREQAEQAGAALLGLAPTFDTLKHKLGDSMLWAYIARPDGIIATAPAHGPMPPGYDARERPWFRGAVETNGVVWRVLIDATTSRLTATVSAPIRSHDGQLLGVVGIDAPLESLLPESDLSRRWGDGVRACFVQINGDHLEIIGNRDFLDPKLGWKTPVTPTPLAIDDPAGLSRLQTAMESRQAAQLHLTLGNEDYFAVLRPFSLAPAGLLVLVPRQAVLHQADSAESAILARTQSMMTVVVFFALLAVAAAAILAYYGSRAVTRPLTGLSAAAARLAEGDFEARAPVTGQDELGLLAQTFNTMAPKLAERLRLKQDMQLAKEVQQNLLPKAPPHLPGLDLAGATIFCDETGGDYFDYLSFAPAPDGGCDIIVGDATGHGIAAALFMATGRALLRGGQGAGSGPAALLTLANVLLWQDTADSGRFITLYFLRLEGGGLAPKGRLVWSRAGHDPAMVYDPATDSFVELLGPGLPLGVLPDYSYEEQSCPGLSPGQLLLLGTDGIWEARNPADAMYGKDRFREVVRRHANLSAEAIVAAVHADVAAFQESAPRDDDITLVVLKATAA from the coding sequence ATGCGCATCCGTACCAAGCTTCTCATCATCCTGCTCGCGCTGGTTCTGCCCCCACTTGTGGCCATCAGCATCTACGCCCTGCGCGAAGCCCGGCTGCTTGGCCACGAACTGGCCCAACGAGCCGCAGTTTCCTATAAGCACGCCGCCGAGTCCGAACTGGCCCTTATGGTGGATCTGATCGGCGAAGACGTGGCCGACAACCGACAGATGCTCGAACTGGCCCTGGCCATGCTTGCCGGCGATGCCGCCCGCATCCTGGAGACAGCGCCGGACCGCCTGGACGGGAAGCAGCCCGCCGACACGCCCCGGCCGTCCCTGGACGGTCCCGGCGCGATGTCCCGGGAGCAGGCCGAGCAGGCCGGGGCGGCGCTGCTGGGTCTGGCTCCGACCTTTGACACGCTCAAACACAAGCTTGGCGACAGCATGTTGTGGGCCTACATCGCCCGGCCAGACGGCATCATTGCCACGGCCCCGGCCCATGGACCCATGCCCCCCGGCTACGACGCCCGGGAGCGCCCCTGGTTCCGTGGGGCCGTGGAAACAAACGGCGTGGTCTGGCGTGTTCTCATTGACGCCACCACCAGCCGGCTAACGGCCACTGTCTCGGCCCCGATCCGCAGCCACGACGGCCAGCTGCTCGGCGTTGTCGGCATCGACGCTCCGCTTGAGTCACTCCTGCCGGAAAGCGACCTGTCCCGGCGATGGGGCGACGGTGTTCGGGCCTGCTTCGTCCAGATCAACGGGGACCACCTCGAAATCATCGGCAACCGGGATTTCCTCGACCCGAAACTCGGTTGGAAGACGCCGGTGACGCCAACCCCGCTGGCCATCGACGATCCGGCCGGACTGTCCAGGCTCCAGACAGCCATGGAATCCCGGCAGGCCGCCCAGCTGCACCTGACGCTTGGCAATGAGGACTATTTCGCCGTGTTGCGGCCCTTTTCCCTGGCCCCGGCCGGACTGCTCGTGCTGGTCCCCAGGCAGGCGGTGCTGCATCAGGCCGATTCCGCCGAGTCAGCCATTTTGGCGCGCACCCAAAGCATGATGACCGTGGTGGTCTTCTTTGCCCTCCTGGCCGTGGCTGCGGCGGCGATCCTGGCCTATTACGGCTCCCGGGCGGTGACCCGGCCCCTGACCGGCCTGTCTGCCGCCGCCGCCCGGCTGGCCGAGGGCGATTTCGAGGCCCGGGCTCCGGTCACCGGGCAGGACGAGCTGGGCCTGTTGGCCCAGACCTTCAATACCATGGCCCCCAAGCTGGCCGAGCGACTGCGGCTCAAGCAGGACATGCAGCTGGCCAAAGAAGTGCAGCAAAACCTGCTGCCCAAGGCCCCACCCCACTTGCCCGGCCTGGATCTGGCCGGGGCCACGATTTTTTGCGACGAGACCGGCGGCGACTATTTCGACTACCTGTCCTTTGCCCCGGCCCCGGACGGCGGCTGCGACATCATTGTCGGCGACGCGACCGGCCACGGCATTGCCGCAGCCCTTTTTATGGCCACCGGCCGGGCGCTCTTGCGTGGGGGGCAGGGCGCAGGCAGCGGCCCGGCCGCCCTGCTCACCCTGGCCAACGTCCTTTTGTGGCAGGATACGGCTGATTCGGGGCGCTTTATCACGCTCTATTTCCTGCGTCTGGAAGGCGGCGGACTGGCTCCCAAGGGCCGTCTGGTCTGGTCGCGGGCCGGGCATGACCCGGCAATGGTCTACGATCCGGCTACCGACAGCTTTGTCGAACTCCTCGGCCCGGGGCTGCCGCTTGGCGTCCTGCCGGACTACAGCTACGAAGAGCAGTCCTGTCCGGGACTGTCTCCCGGACAGCTTCTGCTCCTTGGCACGGACGGCATCTGGGAGGCCCGCAATCCGGCCGACGCCATGTACGGCAAGGACCGGTTCCGGGAGGTGGTGCGCCGCCACGCCAACCTGTCTGCCGAGGCAATTGTGGCGGCCGTCCACGCCGATGTGGCCGCTTTCCAGGAGAGCGCCCCCCGCGACGACGACATCACCCTGGTGGTCCTCAAGGCAACAGCTGCCTAA